The proteins below come from a single Miscanthus floridulus cultivar M001 chromosome 1, ASM1932011v1, whole genome shotgun sequence genomic window:
- the LOC136509499 gene encoding remorin-like, whose amino-acid sequence MAAEEAKKVEVEATKDIAEEKAVVPLPPPPAKLADDDSKAIVAVVKDAAEKPATIGGSTERDAYLAKIVSEKRLTLITAWEESEKARAENRAAKKLAFITSWENAKKAEMEAELKKIEEQLEKKKAAYEEKLKNKLAMLHKTAEERRAQTEAKRGEEIILAEEMAAKYRTKGEAPTKLFGLLKA is encoded by the exons ATGGCGgcggaggaggccaagaaggtggaggtggaggccaCCAAGGACATCGCTGAGGAGAAGGCCGTCGTGCCGCTGCCGCCCCCGCCCGCCAAGCTTGCCGACGACGACTCCAAGGCCATCGTCGCTGTTGTCAAGG ACGCTGCTGAGAAACCTGCAACTATTGGAGGTTCAACTGAAAGAG ATGCTTATCTCGCGAAAATTGTATCCGAGAAGAGATTGACTCTGATCACCGCCTGGGAGGAGAGCGAGAAGGCGAGAGCCGAGAACAG GGCCGCCAAGAAGCTTGCCTTCATCACGTCGTGGGAGAACGCGAAGAAAGCAGAGATGGAGGCCGAGCTGAAAAAGATCGAG GAGCAACTTGAGAAGAAGAAGGCGGCGTACgaggagaagctgaagaacaagctGGCGATGCTGCACAAGACGGCGGAGGAGAGGAGGGCGCAGACGGAGGCCAAGCGCGGGGAGGAGATCATCCTGGCGGAGGAGATGGCCGCCAAGTACCGCACCAAGGGCGAGGCACCCACCAAGCTCTTCGGCCTCTTGAAAGCCTAA
- the LOC136509492 gene encoding uncharacterized protein, giving the protein MSSKARSDPVDLEKGVTGLREEEEKLSAVDPRKSMCIKLLLDATALLYVLFFVGFMAWAIMVSNTWWDPLLALCIMLPILLLTLWMTTKMKEVCIQGHDTEEATLGSDDSDLSTKLLGASSNKK; this is encoded by the exons ATGTCGTCGAAGGCGAGATCCGACcccgtagatctggagaaaggtgTCACCGGgctgagggaggaggaggagaagctgtCTGCGGTGGACCCTCGCAAGTCCATGTGTATAAAGCTGTTGCTG GATGCAACGGCCTTGCTCTATGTGCTGTTTTTTGTCGGCTTCATGGCCTGGGCGATTATGGTTTCAAACACCTGGTGGGATCCGTTGCTGGCTCTTTGTATCATGTTGCCGATCTTGCTTTTGACGCTCTGGATGacgaccaagatgaaggaggtgtgcATTCAGGGACATGACACGGAGGAGGCTACACTGGGAAGCGACGACAGCGATCTTAGTACCAAACTACTAGGAGCATCTTCTAATAAGAAATAA